In Crinalium epipsammum PCC 9333, the following are encoded in one genomic region:
- a CDS encoding non-ribosomal peptide synthetase produces the protein MSKKNIEDFYPLSPMQQGMLFHSIYAPNSGVYFEQLSCTLNGNLNLELFKQTWQQVIDRHPILRTAFIWEGVKEAVQVVHRQIQLPWQQFDWKDLSATEQQQELENFLQAEEESGFQLNKAPLTRLTLIQVAKDSYYFIWSHHHLLLDGWSTPLLLQEVFTTYSALCKGEQISLPRPRPYRDYIVWLQQQKLGEAECFWREKLKNFTAPTPLSVEMSVGSGGEKYDAQQIQLSATATSALQALTRQNQLTLNTLVQGAWALLLSRYSGEKDIVFGTTVSGRPPTLLGADAMMGLFINTLPVRVGVQGEDALIPWLQQLQAQQTEARQYEYTPLLEIQGWSEVPRGVPLFESLLVFENYPLESSLQQPIANLEIQNVRMFEKTNYPLTVIAVPDSELLLKIAYDTRRFDAATITRMLGHIQTLLEGIAVNPHQCLDKLPLLTDAERHQLLIEWNATETDYPKICIHQLFEAQVEKTPNAVAAVFEDQQLTYQELNIRANQVANYLQSLGVQPDSLVAICVERSLEMLVALLGILKSGAAYLPLDPAYPQERLAFMLEDAQVSVLLTQQDIVETLDAKSLRKSHIKLVCIDRDWEMIFQSSQQQPMSQVNSNNLAYVIYTSGSTGKPKGVQICHASAVNFLCSMHQQLEINETDVLLAVTSLSFDIAGLELFLPVTSGSCVVIASREVAIDGNKLIAKIHESSATIMQATPATWRMLLTAGWQGNQKLKILCGGEALPQQLANELLNKSACLWNLYGPTETTIWSTIYQVKEPNNLVFIGRPIANTQIYLLDRNLQPVPVGVAGELYIGGAGLSRGYLNRPELTTERFIANPFIEGNSIYQTGDLARYLPDGNIEYFGRIDDQVKVRGFRIELGEIEAIISQYPLVQQAVIVAKEDNSGDKYLAAYIIPHVASPENTISSELRNWLQDKLPSYMIPSSFVVLEKLPLTPNGKIDRKALPAPDNAISELGRGLVTPRTQTEEIVSSIWAQILGLKQVGIYDNFFELGGHSLIATKVISRLREAFQIEIPLSWLFESPTVAALTQRIQTEIKGKKQLEIPPLAVVPRTENSPLSFSQQRLWFLQQLTSNSPEYNISSAVKLTGSLNIAALERSLSEIIRRHEALRTRFVDVDGQPVQVIEKMPTGYQACVGRLSSYSPTLQGVGLPVIDLSDIPASEREDKARWLAKQDAEQFFDLTKCPLLRFSLVRLDAQSHIFILTMHHIISDAWSLGVFLEELATLYKVFASKDVADNFSTILPELPIQYADFAIWQRQWLQGDVLQTQLDYWKQQLGQNCLPLEFPNSRSRSTVPSNQGAKLSFVLPKDLTEAIAQLSRQSGVTLFMTLLAAYQTLLYCYTGQEDIRIGSPIVNRNQVELEKLIGFLINTLVLRGDLSGNPSFKELLVRSRQVTLGAYAHQDLPFDKLVEALQPERKIGQTSLYHAWFVLQNTPTPPLELAGLTMSLLDIETTTARHDLLLNVFEITEGLHCTFEYKTDLFNQATIARIAQSFQTLLHHVVAQPNSKLSELATIIAETDKQQQLSQEQEMQTANIQKLKSIKRKAIHS, from the coding sequence ATGAGTAAGAAAAATATTGAAGATTTTTATCCCCTCTCACCCATGCAGCAGGGTATGTTGTTCCACTCAATTTATGCTCCTAATTCTGGAGTGTATTTTGAACAATTAAGCTGCACTTTAAACGGCAATCTCAATTTAGAACTATTCAAACAAACTTGGCAGCAAGTTATTGACAGACACCCAATTTTACGCACCGCTTTTATTTGGGAAGGTGTTAAAGAAGCTGTCCAAGTTGTACACCGCCAAATACAGTTACCTTGGCAACAATTTGACTGGAAAGATTTATCTGCAACAGAACAGCAACAAGAATTAGAGAATTTCTTGCAAGCAGAGGAAGAAAGTGGTTTTCAACTCAACAAAGCACCTCTGACGCGCCTAACTTTAATCCAAGTAGCAAAGGATAGTTATTACTTTATTTGGAGTCACCATCATTTGTTATTAGATGGTTGGTCTACTCCCTTACTATTGCAAGAAGTGTTTACTACTTACTCAGCTTTATGCAAAGGTGAGCAAATATCTTTACCTCGTCCCCGTCCTTATCGGGATTACATTGTTTGGCTACAACAGCAGAAATTAGGAGAAGCGGAATGTTTTTGGCGGGAGAAACTTAAGAATTTTACTGCACCGACTCCTTTATCTGTTGAGATGTCTGTAGGTAGCGGGGGCGAAAAGTATGACGCACAGCAAATCCAACTATCGGCAACCGCTACATCTGCACTACAAGCTTTAACACGACAAAACCAACTCACCCTTAATACCTTAGTACAGGGTGCTTGGGCGTTGTTGTTGAGTCGCTATAGCGGTGAGAAAGATATCGTTTTTGGCACTACCGTATCTGGTCGTCCACCAACATTGCTAGGTGCAGACGCAATGATGGGATTATTCATCAACACGCTACCAGTACGGGTAGGAGTCCAGGGTGAAGATGCTTTAATTCCTTGGTTACAACAACTCCAAGCGCAACAAACCGAGGCGCGACAGTATGAATATACGCCGCTACTAGAGATTCAAGGTTGGTCTGAAGTACCTCGCGGTGTTCCTCTGTTTGAAAGTCTGTTAGTTTTTGAAAATTACCCCCTAGAGTCTTCTTTACAACAGCCAATTGCGAATTTAGAAATTCAAAATGTGCGGATGTTTGAAAAAACAAATTATCCGCTAACAGTAATTGCCGTACCAGATTCAGAGTTGCTGCTGAAAATCGCTTATGATACTCGCCGCTTTGATGCCGCTACTATTACGCGAATGTTAGGGCATATCCAAACTTTACTGGAAGGTATAGCGGTTAATCCTCACCAGTGTCTTGATAAATTGCCACTTTTGACAGATGCAGAACGCCATCAGTTGTTAATTGAGTGGAACGCCACTGAGACCGATTATCCCAAAATATGTATTCATCAGCTATTTGAGGCACAGGTAGAAAAAACACCAAATGCTGTAGCTGCGGTGTTTGAAGATCAACAACTCACTTATCAAGAATTAAATATTCGTGCGAATCAAGTAGCGAATTATTTGCAATCGTTAGGTGTCCAACCAGATAGTTTAGTAGCGATTTGTGTAGAAAGATCCCTCGAAATGCTTGTTGCACTTCTAGGCATTCTTAAATCTGGTGCAGCATACTTACCTCTCGATCCTGCCTATCCCCAAGAGCGCCTAGCTTTCATGTTAGAAGATGCTCAGGTGTCAGTACTTTTAACACAGCAAGATATTGTAGAGACACTGGATGCAAAGTCTCTACGAAAAAGCCATATTAAATTAGTTTGTATTGATAGAGATTGGGAAATGATTTTCCAATCTAGTCAGCAGCAACCTATGAGTCAGGTAAACAGTAACAATTTAGCTTACGTTATCTATACTTCTGGTTCCACAGGAAAACCCAAAGGTGTACAAATTTGCCATGCCTCGGCGGTTAATTTCTTATGTTCAATGCACCAGCAGTTAGAAATTAATGAAACAGATGTTTTATTAGCAGTAACTTCCTTATCTTTTGATATTGCTGGATTAGAGCTATTTTTACCAGTTACCAGTGGTTCTTGTGTTGTGATTGCTAGCAGGGAAGTAGCAATAGATGGTAATAAATTGATAGCAAAAATTCACGAATCTAGCGCAACGATAATGCAAGCTACGCCTGCAACTTGGCGAATGCTATTAACAGCAGGATGGCAGGGAAACCAAAAACTAAAAATTCTTTGTGGTGGGGAAGCCTTACCGCAACAACTAGCTAACGAACTGCTCAATAAAAGTGCTTGCTTGTGGAATTTGTATGGCCCTACCGAAACTACAATTTGGTCTACCATCTATCAAGTTAAAGAGCCAAATAACTTAGTTTTCATCGGTCGTCCAATTGCTAATACTCAAATTTATTTATTAGATCGAAATTTGCAACCTGTTCCTGTTGGTGTAGCAGGGGAATTATATATAGGTGGTGCGGGTTTATCTAGAGGTTATTTAAACCGACCAGAACTGACGACAGAAAGATTTATTGCTAATCCATTTATCGAGGGTAATAGCATCTACCAAACGGGTGATTTAGCCCGCTATCTTCCCGATGGCAACATCGAATACTTTGGGCGTATAGATGATCAAGTAAAAGTACGCGGCTTCCGCATCGAATTAGGAGAAATTGAGGCAATTATCAGTCAGTATCCGCTAGTTCAACAAGCTGTAATTGTAGCTAAAGAAGATAATTCTGGAGATAAATATTTAGCAGCATACATTATTCCCCATGTTGCGTCTCCAGAAAATACTATTTCTAGCGAATTGCGTAACTGGTTACAAGATAAATTACCCAGTTATATGATTCCTTCAAGCTTTGTGGTATTAGAAAAACTGCCGCTAACGCCCAATGGCAAAATTGATCGCAAGGCATTACCCGCACCAGATAACGCTATCTCTGAATTAGGGCGCGGCTTAGTTACACCTCGTACTCAAACAGAAGAAATTGTTAGTTCAATTTGGGCGCAAATACTTGGACTTAAACAAGTTGGCATTTACGATAACTTTTTCGAGTTAGGAGGACATTCTTTAATAGCAACTAAAGTTATTTCTCGCTTGCGTGAAGCTTTCCAAATTGAGATTCCTTTATCCTGGCTGTTTGAATCACCAACTGTCGCAGCACTAACTCAACGTATTCAAACGGAAATTAAAGGTAAAAAACAATTAGAAATTCCACCTTTAGCAGTTGTACCCCGAACTGAAAATTCACCGCTTTCTTTTAGTCAGCAACGGCTCTGGTTTTTGCAGCAACTAACTTCTAATAGTCCTGAATACAATATTTCCAGCGCAGTTAAATTAACAGGTTCGTTGAATATTGCGGCATTAGAGCGAAGTTTATCGGAAATTATTCGCCGTCACGAAGCTTTACGCACCAGATTTGTAGATGTAGATGGTCAACCTGTGCAGGTAATTGAAAAAATGCCCACAGGCTATCAAGCCTGCGTAGGCAGGCTTAGTTCGTATAGCCCCACCCTTCAGGGTGTGGGCTTACCAGTTATTGATTTAAGCGACATTCCTGCATCAGAACGGGAAGATAAGGCGCGATGGTTAGCTAAACAAGATGCAGAACAATTTTTTGACTTAACAAAATGCCCTTTACTGCGATTTAGTTTGGTGCGTTTGGACGCGCAATCACACATTTTTATCCTCACAATGCACCACATTATTTCTGATGCTTGGTCGTTGGGGGTATTTCTAGAAGAATTGGCAACACTATATAAAGTATTTGCTAGTAAAGACGTTGCAGACAACTTCTCTACAATCCTGCCAGAATTACCTATCCAATATGCAGATTTTGCGATTTGGCAGCGTCAGTGGTTGCAAGGGGATGTTTTACAAACGCAATTAGATTACTGGAAACAACAATTAGGGCAGAATTGTCTGCCTTTAGAATTCCCTAATAGTCGTTCGCGTTCAACTGTTCCAAGTAACCAAGGGGCAAAGTTATCCTTTGTACTGCCAAAAGATTTAACAGAAGCGATCGCACAACTAAGTCGCCAGTCTGGAGTTACTTTATTTATGACTTTACTGGCAGCTTATCAAACATTACTCTACTGCTATACGGGGCAAGAAGATATCAGAATTGGTTCGCCAATTGTTAACCGAAATCAAGTTGAACTAGAGAAACTCATCGGTTTCTTGATCAATACCTTAGTATTGCGGGGAGATTTATCGGGCAATCCTAGCTTTAAAGAATTACTGGTGCGATCGCGTCAAGTTACTTTAGGTGCATACGCCCATCAAGATTTACCTTTCGATAAGTTAGTAGAAGCACTGCAACCAGAACGCAAAATCGGTCAAACTTCTCTATATCATGCCTGGTTTGTACTTCAAAATACCCCCACTCCACCCTTAGAACTCGCAGGCTTAACAATGAGTTTGCTAGATATTGAAACCACAACAGCAAGGCATGATTTACTTTTAAATGTTTTTGAAATTACAGAAGGTTTACACTGCACATTCGAGTACAAAACCGACTTATTTAATCAAGCGACAATCGCTCGAATAGCACAATCTTTTCAAACCCTTTTACACCACGTAGTAGCACAGCCCAATAGCAAGTTATCTGAATTAGCAACAATTATCGCTGAAACTGACAAACAACAACAACTTAGCCAAGAACAAGAAATGCAAACTGCTAACATTCAAAAACTAAAAAGCATCAAGCGCAAAGCAATCCACAGCTAA
- a CDS encoding TauD/TfdA family dioxygenase, giving the protein MANLEIGKSKLGNISRRKAVSVSHESLITTEYLNPGKLLPLVVEPTIEGLNLVTWAEYNQQFISSQLLWHGGIVLRNFKIDGVSCFEEFIKTIAGKLLEYSFRSTPRSQVSGNIYTSTEYPADQIIPQHNEMSYSLNWPMKIAFHCVKKSQYGGETPIADSNKVFNRISKKIRDEFIEKGVMYVRNYGGGIDLPWQNVFNTDNKSEVENYCQKSGIEFEWKHDGLRTSQVCQAVAQHPKTSQMVWFNQAHLFHISSLKPSIRQELLSSFKSEDLPRNAYYGDGTPIPDDVLEEIRQVYQEETIIFPWKEGDVLLLDNMLATHGRMPFSGTRKIVVGMAEPFIS; this is encoded by the coding sequence ATGGCAAATCTAGAAATCGGAAAAAGCAAATTAGGAAACATCAGCCGTCGCAAAGCTGTTAGTGTCTCCCACGAATCCTTAATCACCACAGAATATCTCAACCCTGGTAAATTACTACCTTTAGTAGTTGAACCAACTATAGAAGGGTTAAATTTAGTAACTTGGGCTGAATACAATCAGCAATTTATTAGTTCACAACTGTTATGGCATGGAGGCATAGTACTTCGTAACTTTAAAATTGATGGAGTAAGCTGCTTTGAAGAATTTATCAAAACTATTGCTGGCAAATTACTAGAATACTCTTTTCGCTCAACCCCACGTAGTCAAGTTAGCGGCAATATCTACACCTCAACAGAATATCCAGCCGATCAAATCATCCCGCAACATAACGAGATGTCATACTCTCTTAACTGGCCCATGAAAATAGCTTTTCATTGTGTCAAAAAATCTCAATATGGTGGAGAAACACCAATAGCTGATAGCAATAAAGTATTTAACCGCATTTCTAAAAAAATTAGAGATGAATTTATAGAAAAAGGTGTCATGTATGTGCGAAACTATGGAGGGGGAATAGATTTACCTTGGCAAAATGTTTTTAACACAGATAATAAATCTGAAGTCGAAAATTATTGCCAGAAATCAGGCATTGAGTTTGAATGGAAACATGACGGCTTAAGAACAAGCCAAGTTTGTCAAGCAGTTGCTCAACATCCAAAAACATCACAAATGGTGTGGTTTAATCAAGCACATCTATTTCATATTTCCAGTTTAAAACCAAGCATTCGTCAAGAGCTTTTATCCTCATTTAAATCAGAAGATTTACCGCGTAATGCTTATTACGGCGATGGTACTCCAATCCCAGATGATGTATTAGAAGAAATTCGTCAAGTTTATCAGGAAGAAACCATCATCTTTCCTTGGAAAGAAGGAGATGTATTGTTATTAGACAATATGTTAGCTACGCATGGAAGAATGCCATTTTCAGGTACACGAAAAATTGTAGTAGGAATGGCTGAACCTTTTATAAGCTAA
- a CDS encoding non-ribosomal peptide synthetase: MSNETLEGFRLSPQQKRLWTLQQLTEGIPYRVQAGILIEGNLNKEALNLALQKVVNIHEILRTNFKCLPGMTIPLQVINDYCPLEIDEHDLTNLELEIQESKTDFIFQEMIRQPLDLEKGSTLSAALVTWSADKHILLLSLSAMNADKTTLVNLVEEINNCYSATLLGKEIDEEPLQYADIAEWQYELLSENTAQGKEYWQKVNLSNLSNIHLFFERKTKLNLEFEPKLLGLKLSPTISKDLAALAESHGISYKTFLLACWQVLIWKLTAQSDLVVGIACNGRKYEELEPALGLLSKYVPLQCQLDEQLPFSQLLQQVHQADSDACKWQEYFQWDDFIFKSEETLPFLPICFEFKQVDNQSCNAGVSFSIYKHYSCITKFKIKLSCLQKNNEIHLQFYYDASLYDLIDIKGIAEYFETLLISAVSNPELTIGELELLKDATRQQLLTDFNNTSADYPGDKCIHQLFEEQAARTPDKIAVVFENQQLTYKELNEKVNQLANYLQKLEIKPEVIVGICLERSLEIVIAILGILKAGGAYLPLDATMPTERLKLMLQDAQTPVLLTQQHLVNKLGDACGGLRLRTPNTICLDTDWEKIAQESHQNCSSIAATGNLAYVIYTSGSTGKPKGVAVEHQQILNYLYGILPRLDLAVGSSFAMVSTFAADLGNTAIFPALSTGSCLHIISQNVASDPETLAAYFEHHSIDCLKIVPSHLAALLTSPKAASILPRKCLVLGGEATNWELIDRIREYAPNCPIINHYGPTESTVGVLTYQVGDNNLRYISETVPIGRPIGNTQIYILDSHLRPVPIGVTGELYIGGDSLARGYLNQPEITAEKFIVNPFSDRTNARIYKTGDAARYLPDGNIEFLGRIDNQIKIRGFRIELGEIEATIRQHPDIKQVVVIAREDVPGEKRIVAYIVPRVETLHTNSMREILQQKLPDYMIPSAFVQLKALPLTANGKIDRQALPAPDQVILTDTFVAPRNPVEETLASIWAEVLKIEKIGIYHNFFELGGHSLLATKVISRLRQAFQIDLPLHHIFESPTFADLAVVIAHKLSEQADEKMMAEMVAELEQLSEVEVQKLLANGGIN; this comes from the coding sequence ATGTCAAATGAAACATTAGAAGGCTTTAGACTTTCCCCACAACAAAAACGTTTGTGGACATTACAACAACTAACTGAAGGCATACCTTATCGCGTACAAGCTGGGATTCTGATTGAAGGAAATCTTAATAAAGAAGCTTTAAATCTAGCTTTACAAAAGGTAGTTAATATCCATGAAATTCTTCGCACTAATTTTAAGTGCTTACCTGGGATGACAATCCCGTTACAAGTGATTAATGATTATTGTCCCCTTGAGATTGATGAACATGATTTAACTAATTTAGAACTAGAAATTCAAGAAAGTAAAACTGATTTTATTTTTCAGGAAATGATCCGACAGCCCTTGGATTTAGAAAAAGGCTCAACTTTGTCTGCTGCTCTAGTAACTTGGTCAGCAGACAAGCATATATTATTATTAAGCTTATCGGCGATGAATGCTGATAAAACTACACTGGTTAATTTAGTTGAAGAAATTAACAATTGTTATTCAGCAACTTTATTAGGCAAAGAGATTGATGAAGAACCACTTCAATATGCTGATATTGCTGAATGGCAATATGAGTTACTATCCGAAAATACAGCACAAGGTAAAGAATATTGGCAGAAAGTTAACCTTAGTAATTTAAGCAATATTCATCTGTTTTTTGAGCGCAAAACTAAGCTTAATTTAGAGTTTGAGCCAAAGTTGTTAGGCTTAAAGCTGAGTCCAACTATATCTAAGGATTTAGCCGCTTTAGCCGAAAGTCATGGGATATCATATAAAACTTTTTTGTTAGCTTGTTGGCAAGTATTAATCTGGAAATTAACGGCACAATCAGATTTAGTTGTAGGAATCGCTTGTAATGGTAGGAAATATGAGGAATTAGAGCCAGCTTTAGGTTTATTATCTAAATATGTGCCGCTTCAGTGTCAGTTAGACGAACAATTACCCTTTAGTCAACTATTACAACAAGTTCATCAAGCGGATAGTGACGCGTGTAAATGGCAAGAATATTTTCAATGGGATGATTTCATCTTTAAGTCAGAAGAAACATTACCATTTTTGCCCATTTGTTTTGAGTTTAAGCAAGTAGATAATCAATCTTGTAATGCGGGCGTTTCGTTTTCAATATATAAACATTACTCCTGCATTACCAAATTTAAAATCAAACTGTCATGCCTGCAAAAAAATAATGAAATACATCTCCAATTTTATTATGATGCCAGCTTGTATGATTTAATTGATATCAAAGGGATAGCAGAATATTTTGAAACCTTATTAATCAGTGCTGTTAGTAATCCAGAATTAACTATCGGTGAGTTAGAGTTATTAAAAGATGCTACTCGTCAACAACTATTAACCGATTTTAATAATACATCCGCCGATTATCCTGGGGATAAATGTATTCACCAGTTATTTGAAGAACAAGCAGCACGTACACCAGATAAAATTGCTGTTGTATTTGAAAATCAGCAATTAACATATAAAGAACTTAATGAAAAAGTTAATCAGTTAGCGAATTACTTACAAAAACTAGAAATTAAACCAGAGGTAATTGTAGGAATTTGCCTTGAACGTTCCCTGGAAATAGTCATTGCAATACTAGGCATTCTCAAAGCTGGCGGTGCATATTTACCGCTTGATGCAACAATGCCAACGGAACGTTTAAAACTGATGTTGCAGGATGCACAAACGCCAGTATTATTAACGCAACAGCATTTAGTAAATAAATTAGGCGATGCCTGCGGCGGACTGCGCCTACGCACTCCTAATACCATCTGCCTAGATACAGACTGGGAGAAAATTGCTCAAGAAAGCCATCAAAATTGCAGCAGTATAGCGGCAACAGGAAATTTAGCTTATGTAATTTATACATCTGGTTCTACTGGTAAACCGAAGGGAGTTGCAGTCGAACATCAGCAAATACTTAATTACCTATATGGCATCCTGCCAAGGTTAGATTTAGCTGTTGGTTCTAGCTTTGCAATGGTTTCGACCTTTGCCGCCGACTTAGGAAATACGGCTATTTTCCCCGCTTTATCTACAGGTAGTTGCTTACATATAATTTCCCAAAACGTAGCCTCCGATCCTGAAACACTAGCAGCATATTTCGAGCATCATTCTATTGATTGCCTTAAAATTGTCCCTTCTCATCTTGCAGCTTTATTAACCTCTCCTAAAGCAGCATCAATTTTACCTCGTAAGTGTTTAGTTTTAGGTGGTGAAGCTACTAATTGGGAGTTAATCGATCGCATTCGTGAATACGCACCCAATTGCCCCATTATTAATCACTATGGGCCAACAGAATCCACCGTAGGGGTACTCACTTATCAAGTTGGCGATAATAACCTACGTTATATTTCTGAGACCGTTCCCATAGGTCGCCCTATAGGGAATACTCAAATTTATATCCTCGATTCTCACCTGCGACCTGTACCAATAGGTGTTACAGGAGAACTTTACATTGGTGGCGATAGTTTAGCGCGAGGATATCTAAATCAACCAGAAATAACAGCAGAAAAATTCATTGTAAATCCATTTAGCGATCGCACCAATGCCCGCATTTATAAAACCGGAGATGCAGCCCGTTATTTACCCGATGGAAATATTGAATTTTTAGGCAGAATTGACAATCAAATTAAGATTCGAGGTTTTCGTATTGAGTTAGGTGAAATTGAAGCAACAATTAGACAGCATCCAGATATCAAACAAGTAGTAGTAATTGCACGAGAAGACGTACCTGGAGAAAAACGCATTGTTGCTTACATTGTCCCAAGAGTAGAGACGCTGCATACAAACTCAATGCGGGAAATTTTGCAACAAAAACTGCCTGATTACATGATTCCGTCGGCTTTTGTGCAGCTAAAAGCTTTACCTTTAACAGCTAACGGCAAAATAGATAGGCAAGCACTGCCAGCACCAGATCAAGTCATTTTAACAGATACTTTTGTTGCGCCTCGAAATCCAGTTGAGGAAACTTTAGCTAGTATTTGGGCAGAAGTTTTAAAAATTGAAAAAATCGGAATTTACCACAATTTTTTTGAGTTGGGGGGACATTCATTACTGGCTACTAAAGTGATTTCTCGCCTGCGCCAAGCCTTTCAAATTGATTTACCTTTACATCATATATTTGAATCACCTACATTCGCAGATTTAGCTGTAGTAATTGCTCACAAATTATCTGAACAAGCAGATGAAAAAATGATGGCTGAAATGGTCGCAGAACTAGAACAACTTTCCGAGGTGGAAGTTCAAAAATTACTCGCTAATGGAGGGATTAACTAA